From the candidate division KSB1 bacterium genome, one window contains:
- a CDS encoding sigma-70 family RNA polymerase sigma factor → MTTENTVFEKLDDQRLISLTKSGNKQAFGIIVKRYMQRAYYVALGFVGSHEDALDMSQEAFVRAFRAIKRFESGKQFFTWYYQILRNLCFNLLRNRKKTAYSFSELPEHEITYMSDDKLGRPDEVYEQKELKEYLWSAIYNLSEMDREIIILREFQNNSYQEIAELLNCPVGTVMSRLYYARKKLAEEMRGKL, encoded by the coding sequence TTGACAACTGAAAATACGGTCTTTGAAAAACTTGATGATCAAAGACTTATATCTCTTACTAAGTCAGGGAACAAACAGGCTTTTGGTATAATAGTGAAAAGATATATGCAGCGAGCTTATTATGTTGCACTGGGATTTGTCGGATCTCATGAAGATGCATTAGATATGTCTCAAGAAGCATTTGTAAGAGCTTTCCGGGCAATAAAACGTTTTGAGTCCGGGAAGCAATTTTTTACCTGGTATTATCAAATTCTACGCAATCTTTGTTTCAATTTATTGAGAAACCGTAAGAAAACGGCTTATAGTTTCTCCGAATTACCAGAACATGAAATTACCTATATGAGTGATGACAAACTTGGCCGTCCGGATGAAGTTTATGAACAAAAGGAGTTAAAAGAGTATCTTTGGAGCGCAATTTATAACTTATCGGAAATGGATAGGGAAATTATAATTTTAAGAGAATTCCAAAACAATAGTTATCAAGAAATTGCAGAGTTGCTTAATTGCCCGGTTGGGACAGTCATGTCTAGATTATATTATGCCAGAAAAAAATTAGCAGAAGAAATGCGCGGTAAACTATGA
- a CDS encoding aminotransferase class I/II-fold pyridoxal phosphate-dependent enzyme, with protein sequence MDIFSKCFNYLDARKARKEGYYPYFQPINSGAANTVEINGKHLIMIGSNNYLGLTQHEHVIEASIKAVEKYGSGCTGSRFLNGTLDIHEELEDRLAKFMRREAALIFSTGFQTNLGVISPLGSKRDTIVFDRENHASLLEGCRLSFSKILKYKHNDMTDLERILANIANSNVGKLIVTDGVFSMGGDIVDLPRICKLAKKYDARIMVDDAHSIGVFGESGRGTASHFGLDDEVDLITGTFSKSFASIGGFVAGDKLVLDYIKHHSRALIYSASMPPAAVAATIAALDIIESEPERRERLWENVKIMKEGFTRLGFNIGNTETPIIPVIIGDDANTFAFWRLLFDNGIFVNPVVSPAVPSGKALLRTSYMATHTKDELHQVLEVFSQIGSQLGIIKELDMTNVS encoded by the coding sequence TTGGATATTTTCAGCAAGTGTTTTAATTATCTTGATGCCAGGAAAGCGAGAAAAGAAGGCTATTATCCTTACTTTCAGCCTATTAACTCAGGTGCCGCTAATACAGTGGAAATAAATGGTAAACATTTAATCATGATCGGATCGAATAATTACTTAGGTTTAACCCAACATGAACATGTCATCGAGGCATCGATTAAGGCAGTAGAAAAATATGGAAGTGGTTGTACCGGATCCCGGTTTCTAAATGGAACGCTTGATATCCATGAAGAGCTTGAGGACAGGCTTGCAAAATTTATGCGGAGAGAGGCTGCACTAATTTTTTCAACCGGTTTTCAAACCAATTTAGGTGTGATCTCCCCCCTTGGCAGCAAACGTGATACGATCGTATTTGATAGAGAAAACCATGCCAGTCTTTTAGAAGGCTGCCGATTGTCGTTCAGTAAAATACTTAAGTATAAACATAATGATATGACTGATCTGGAGAGAATACTGGCTAATATAGCCAATTCGAATGTCGGAAAATTAATTGTAACGGATGGGGTCTTTAGCATGGGCGGTGATATCGTTGACTTGCCTCGCATCTGTAAATTAGCCAAAAAATATGATGCAAGAATTATGGTGGATGATGCTCATTCCATAGGTGTTTTTGGGGAATCAGGTCGAGGAACGGCTTCTCATTTCGGCCTGGATGATGAAGTTGATTTAATCACAGGTACATTCAGCAAATCTTTTGCATCAATTGGTGGATTTGTAGCAGGTGATAAACTGGTTTTGGATTATATTAAACACCACTCGCGTGCCCTTATTTATTCAGCTAGTATGCCTCCGGCTGCTGTAGCTGCAACCATTGCAGCGCTGGATATTATTGAATCTGAACCCGAAAGACGTGAAAGACTCTGGGAAAATGTCAAAATAATGAAAGAGGGATTTACACGACTTGGATTCAATATTGGAAATACTGAAACCCCTATCATTCCGGTAATTATTGGCGATGACGCCAACACATTCGCTTTTTGGCGGTTACTTTTTGACAATGGTATTTTTGTAAATCCGGTTGTTAGCCCGGCGGTACCCTCTGGAAAGGCGCTTCTTAGGACAAGTTATATGGCAACACACACAAAAGATGAATTGCATCAAGTACTCGAAGTATTTTCTCAAATTGGTTCACAACTTGGCATAATTAAAGAACTTGATATGACTAATGTTTCGTAA
- a CDS encoding YbjQ family protein: MICSTTHSIDTKKIVKHLGLVQGNTIRARHIGRDIAAVFKNIIGGEIEDYTKMMAEAREQSLDRMFEQARELGANAIVGIRFATSYMMSSASEIMVYGTAVVVE; encoded by the coding sequence ATGATTTGTTCTACCACACATTCAATTGACACTAAAAAGATTGTCAAACATTTAGGGTTAGTGCAAGGGAATACAATACGTGCTCGTCATATTGGTAGGGACATTGCGGCTGTCTTCAAAAATATAATCGGTGGAGAAATCGAAGATTATACAAAAATGATGGCTGAGGCCCGTGAGCAATCGCTGGATCGCATGTTTGAACAAGCCAGAGAATTAGGTGCAAACGCAATTGTTGGAATTCGCTTTGCAACGAGTTATATGATGTCAAGTGCTTCTGAGATAATGGTATATGGTACTGCAGTTGTGGTAGAGTAA
- a CDS encoding NAD-dependent epimerase/dehydratase family protein — translation MSSLTIGLTGANGFVGSHIAESCLKEEFQLTCLLRKTSDTTFIRDLIYTRVTGDINDENALSRFVRNQNIIIHNAGLTKAKNESEYMEVNANGTKNILNAILQFNPKIRRFILISSQAAVGPTSSSEPLDESIPKRPITAYGRSKARAEEICQEYSNKIPITIIRPPAIFGPREKDIYEYFRIINKGIQPVIGQENTFSVVSIQNLVKGILISIHKQNKNLECYFITDEGDYTWDQFSSMIADQLNKKPIKIKIPNWIVIIMVGINEVYSKIFKKAVLLNKEKLKEMKQTRWVVSSQKATKELGYRPVLTTKQAIAITVDWYKENGWL, via the coding sequence ATGTCGAGTTTAACAATAGGATTAACTGGCGCCAATGGTTTTGTAGGAAGCCATATTGCTGAATCCTGCCTTAAAGAAGAATTTCAACTAACTTGCTTATTAAGAAAAACAAGTGATACAACTTTCATACGTGATTTGATTTATACCAGAGTAACAGGTGACATTAACGATGAGAATGCACTTTCCAGGTTTGTCCGAAATCAAAATATAATAATTCATAATGCCGGTTTGACAAAGGCCAAAAATGAATCGGAATATATGGAGGTCAATGCCAATGGCACAAAAAATATACTAAATGCGATCCTCCAATTTAATCCAAAAATTCGACGATTTATCCTAATCAGTAGTCAGGCTGCAGTAGGTCCAACATCATCTAGCGAACCATTAGATGAGTCCATTCCCAAAAGACCCATAACCGCTTATGGCAGGAGTAAAGCGCGTGCAGAAGAAATATGTCAGGAATATTCTAATAAAATCCCAATAACGATTATTCGTCCACCGGCGATTTTTGGCCCCCGGGAAAAAGATATTTATGAATACTTTAGAATCATTAACAAAGGTATTCAACCTGTAATCGGTCAGGAAAATACATTTAGTGTGGTTTCTATTCAAAACCTCGTAAAGGGAATCTTAATATCGATTCATAAACAAAATAAAAATCTTGAGTGCTATTTCATAACGGATGAAGGAGATTACACATGGGACCAGTTCTCCTCAATGATTGCTGATCAGCTTAATAAAAAGCCAATAAAAATAAAAATCCCGAATTGGATAGTTATTATTATGGTCGGTATAAATGAAGTCTATAGCAAGATATTTAAGAAAGCTGTGTTACTGAATAAGGAGAAATTAAAGGAAATGAAGCAAACTCGTTGGGTGGTAAGCAGTCAAAAAGCAACCAAAGAATTGGGGTATAGACCCGTATTAACGACTAAACAGGCGATTGCAATAACTGTAGATTGGTATAAGGAGAATGGATGGCTATAA